From Ancylobacter pratisalsi, one genomic window encodes:
- a CDS encoding ABC transporter permease subunit, with protein MGAKAKGRWLVVAIPYLWLLALFLVPFLIVFKISLSQDAIAQPPYFPTFDLAEGWAVFKENFSELSFENYGYVLSWDNEFIEAYVSSLVIAGISTFLLLLVGYPMAYAMARAPKSIRPTLLMLVILPFWTSFLIRVYAWIGILSPEGLLNQLLFALGLIDNPLQILATDTAVYIGIVYSYLPFMILPLYSTLEKMDETLLEAAADLGCPPLAAFWKITWPLSLPGVFAGCLLCFIPAVGEFVIPDLLGGSDTLMIGKVLWTEFSVNRSWTVSSAVAVLLLLVLVVPIVLYQNVQQRELEGR; from the coding sequence ATGGGGGCGAAGGCGAAGGGACGCTGGCTGGTAGTCGCCATCCCCTATCTGTGGCTGCTGGCGCTGTTCCTGGTGCCGTTCCTGATCGTCTTCAAGATCAGCCTGTCCCAGGACGCCATCGCCCAGCCACCCTATTTCCCGACCTTCGATTTGGCCGAGGGGTGGGCGGTCTTCAAGGAGAACTTCAGCGAGCTCTCCTTCGAGAATTACGGCTATGTGCTGAGCTGGGACAACGAGTTCATCGAGGCCTATGTCTCAAGCCTCGTGATCGCCGGCATCTCCACATTCCTGCTGCTTCTTGTCGGCTACCCCATGGCCTATGCCATGGCGCGGGCGCCAAAATCGATCCGCCCGACGCTGCTGATGCTGGTGATCCTGCCGTTCTGGACCTCCTTCCTGATCCGGGTCTATGCCTGGATCGGCATCCTCTCGCCCGAGGGGCTGCTCAATCAGCTGCTGTTCGCGCTGGGGCTGATCGACAATCCGCTGCAGATCCTGGCCACGGACACGGCGGTCTATATCGGCATCGTCTATTCCTACCTGCCGTTCATGATCCTGCCGCTGTACTCGACGCTGGAGAAGATGGACGAGACGCTGCTGGAAGCGGCCGCGGATCTTGGCTGCCCGCCCCTCGCCGCGTTCTGGAAGATCACCTGGCCGCTCTCGCTGCCGGGCGTCTTCGCCGGCTGCCTGCTGTGCTTCATCCCGGCGGTGGGCGAGTTCGTCATCCCCGACCTGCTCGGCGGCTCCGACACGCTGATGATCGGCAAGGTGCTGTGGACCGAGTTCTCGGTGAACCGCTCCTGGACCGTCTCCTCCGCGGTGGCGGTGCTGCTGCTGCTGGTGCTGGTGGTGCCGATCGTGCTGTACCAGAACGTGCAGCAGCGCGAACTCGAGGGCCGGTGA
- a CDS encoding ABC transporter permease subunit — translation MDKKLSPFNVTSLVFGFTFLYLPIVLLVIYSFNASRLVTVWAGFSTHWYGELLRNQQLLDAAWVTLRVAFLTACFATVLGTLAAITLTRYGRFLGRTMFSGMIYAPLVMPDVITGLSLLLLFVAVNFDRGFWTITLAHITFTMCFVCVVVQSRLVTFDRSLEEAALDLGCPPFKTFFVITLPIILPAVVSGWMLAFTLSLDDLVIASFTTGPGATTLPMRIYSQVRLGVTPEINAVCTILIGIVTVVVIAASVITKRQEVERQKAERLAAAG, via the coding sequence ATGGACAAGAAGCTCTCTCCGTTCAACGTCACCTCGCTGGTGTTCGGCTTCACCTTTCTCTACCTGCCGATCGTGCTGCTGGTGATCTACTCCTTCAACGCCTCGCGGCTGGTGACGGTGTGGGCCGGGTTCTCCACCCACTGGTACGGGGAACTGCTACGCAACCAGCAGCTTCTCGATGCGGCCTGGGTGACACTGCGCGTGGCGTTCCTCACCGCCTGCTTCGCCACCGTGCTGGGTACGCTGGCGGCGATCACGCTGACCCGCTATGGCCGCTTCCTCGGGCGGACCATGTTCTCGGGCATGATCTACGCGCCCCTCGTCATGCCCGATGTCATCACCGGCCTGTCGCTGCTGTTGCTGTTCGTGGCGGTGAATTTCGACCGTGGTTTCTGGACCATCACGCTGGCGCACATCACCTTCACCATGTGCTTCGTCTGCGTGGTGGTGCAGTCGCGGCTGGTGACGTTCGACCGCAGCCTGGAAGAGGCGGCGCTGGATCTGGGCTGCCCGCCGTTCAAGACGTTCTTCGTCATCACCCTGCCCATCATCCTGCCGGCGGTGGTGTCGGGCTGGATGCTGGCCTTCACGCTTTCGCTCGACGACCTGGTCATCGCCAGCTTCACCACCGGCCCGGGGGCGACCACGCTTCCCATGCGCATCTACTCGCAGGTGCGCCTGGGCGTGACGCCCGAGATCAACGCGGTCTGCACCATCCTGATCGGCATCGTGACCGTGGTGGTCATCGCCGCCTCGGTCATCACCAAGCGGCAGGAGGTCGAACGCCAGAAGGCCGAGCGGCTGGCGGCGGCGGGCTAA
- a CDS encoding dual specificity protein phosphatase family protein, which translates to MSLSDMPQAPADFGGSSTHEASAAAMRERRSVVRRTLRGAAMGLWGAVLLTGTYLIIEQLIGNFHTVVPGQLYRSAQIDADELPAIQAKYGVRTVINLRGASSKPWHAAEVAESERLGMTHIDYGLSAGRELTQKQVEELVTIMRDAPKPILVHCKGGSDRSGIASALYIAAIEKGSEEAAEWQLSLFYGHFPIPYFPAWAMDETFERIEPWLGYSGS; encoded by the coding sequence ATGAGTTTATCCGACATGCCGCAAGCGCCGGCGGACTTCGGCGGTTCTTCCACCCATGAGGCGAGTGCCGCCGCGATGCGCGAGCGGCGTAGCGTAGTGCGGCGCACCCTGCGCGGCGCGGCGATGGGCCTATGGGGCGCGGTCCTGCTGACCGGTACCTATCTCATCATCGAGCAGCTGATCGGCAATTTCCACACCGTCGTTCCCGGTCAGCTCTACCGTTCGGCGCAGATCGACGCCGACGAACTGCCCGCGATTCAGGCGAAGTACGGCGTGCGCACGGTGATCAACCTGCGCGGCGCTTCCTCCAAGCCCTGGCACGCCGCCGAGGTCGCCGAAAGCGAGCGTCTCGGCATGACCCATATCGATTATGGTCTGTCGGCGGGCCGTGAACTCACCCAGAAGCAGGTCGAGGAACTCGTCACCATCATGCGCGACGCGCCCAAGCCCATTCTGGTGCACTGCAAGGGCGGGTCGGACCGTTCCGGCATTGCCTCCGCGCTCTATATCGCGGCCATCGAGAAGGGCAGCGAAGAGGCGGCGGAGTGGCAGCTTTCGCTGTTCTATGGCCATTTCCCCATCCCCTACTTCCCGGCCTGGGCGATGGACGAGACCTTCGAGCGCATCGAGCCCTGGCTCGGCTATAGCGGCTCCTGA